The following proteins are co-located in the Amphiprion ocellaris isolate individual 3 ecotype Okinawa chromosome 7, ASM2253959v1, whole genome shotgun sequence genome:
- the LOC111571486 gene encoding POU domain class 2-associating factor 1 isoform X1, translating to MAAGSCDQFALVPLSSPAAVGRSRPYQGVRVRDPVKELLRRKRSLELHSNKTPPLTADVVAHNNQSSFTPGIFGSDVASGSAAEPSAAAGDGGLQCSGWKAAPSVSSAALQPAVMPWSSSDYNQQDQSAQTLAYPATPTLTADVYMQTLCPSYTMLTYTHTPLLTNFGTIPVAPAPGSLPQMELPDSGLTYLPWAQPLTTISTMPNPGVQFAPGSAALPGSPLVHMPLSMSLTTMFPQLEAQGAEPQPQILELPEHADHQLDPEPQGQSLNEDPEVESESPNLLDKLLEDHKEHGEEEEKDSYSSSIFIPSV from the exons AGACCGTACCAAGGGGTTCGAGTCAGGGACCCTGTCAAAGAGctgctgaggaggaagaggagcctGGAGCTCCACAGCAACAAGACGCCACCTCTTACTGCA gATGTGGTCGCCCACAACAACCAGTCATCATTTACCCCAG GCATCTTTGGCTCTGATGTTGCCAGCGGTTCTGCAGCTGAGCCGTCGGCTGCAGCTGGTGATGGAGGGCTGCAGTGTTCGGGGTGGAAAGCTGCACCTTCTGTCTCCAGCGCTGCACTGCAGCCGGCTGTGATGCCCTGGTCTTCGTCTGACTACAACCAGCAGGACCAGTCAGCTCAGACTCTGGCCTACCCAGCCACCCCTACTCTCACTGCTGATGTGTACATGCAGACTCTGTGTCCCAGTTACACCATGCtgacctacacacacacaccactgctgACAAACTTTGGG aCCATACCGGTGGCCCCGGCCCCAGGCTCTCTCCCTCAGATGGAGCTCCCAGACTCAGGGTTGACCTACCTTCCCTGGGCCCAGCCCCTCACCACCATATCCACCATGCCCAACCCAGGGGTCCAGTTTGCCCCAGGGTCTGCAGCCCTGCCCGGGTCACCTCTGGTCCACATGCCTTTGTCCATGTCTTTGACCACCATGTTCCCTCAGCTGGAGGCCCAGGGTGCGGAACCTCAGCCGCAGATCCTGGAACTCCCAGAGCATGCAGACCACCAGCTGGACCCTGAACCACAGGGTCAGTCTCTGAATGAAGATCCAGAGGTGGAGTCGGAGTCACCAAACCTGTTGGATAAACTGCTGGAGGATCACAAGGAGCatggtgaggaggaggagaaagactCATACAGCAGCTCAATCTTCATACCCAGTGTTTGA
- the LOC111571486 gene encoding POU domain class 2-associating factor 1 isoform X2, whose amino-acid sequence MHWEKSSPAAVGRSRPYQGVRVRDPVKELLRRKRSLELHSNKTPPLTADVVAHNNQSSFTPGIFGSDVASGSAAEPSAAAGDGGLQCSGWKAAPSVSSAALQPAVMPWSSSDYNQQDQSAQTLAYPATPTLTADVYMQTLCPSYTMLTYTHTPLLTNFGTIPVAPAPGSLPQMELPDSGLTYLPWAQPLTTISTMPNPGVQFAPGSAALPGSPLVHMPLSMSLTTMFPQLEAQGAEPQPQILELPEHADHQLDPEPQGQSLNEDPEVESESPNLLDKLLEDHKEHGEEEEKDSYSSSIFIPSV is encoded by the exons AGACCGTACCAAGGGGTTCGAGTCAGGGACCCTGTCAAAGAGctgctgaggaggaagaggagcctGGAGCTCCACAGCAACAAGACGCCACCTCTTACTGCA gATGTGGTCGCCCACAACAACCAGTCATCATTTACCCCAG GCATCTTTGGCTCTGATGTTGCCAGCGGTTCTGCAGCTGAGCCGTCGGCTGCAGCTGGTGATGGAGGGCTGCAGTGTTCGGGGTGGAAAGCTGCACCTTCTGTCTCCAGCGCTGCACTGCAGCCGGCTGTGATGCCCTGGTCTTCGTCTGACTACAACCAGCAGGACCAGTCAGCTCAGACTCTGGCCTACCCAGCCACCCCTACTCTCACTGCTGATGTGTACATGCAGACTCTGTGTCCCAGTTACACCATGCtgacctacacacacacaccactgctgACAAACTTTGGG aCCATACCGGTGGCCCCGGCCCCAGGCTCTCTCCCTCAGATGGAGCTCCCAGACTCAGGGTTGACCTACCTTCCCTGGGCCCAGCCCCTCACCACCATATCCACCATGCCCAACCCAGGGGTCCAGTTTGCCCCAGGGTCTGCAGCCCTGCCCGGGTCACCTCTGGTCCACATGCCTTTGTCCATGTCTTTGACCACCATGTTCCCTCAGCTGGAGGCCCAGGGTGCGGAACCTCAGCCGCAGATCCTGGAACTCCCAGAGCATGCAGACCACCAGCTGGACCCTGAACCACAGGGTCAGTCTCTGAATGAAGATCCAGAGGTGGAGTCGGAGTCACCAAACCTGTTGGATAAACTGCTGGAGGATCACAAGGAGCatggtgaggaggaggagaaagactCATACAGCAGCTCAATCTTCATACCCAGTGTTTGA